Proteins from one Brevibacillus humidisoli genomic window:
- a CDS encoding diacylglycerol kinase yields the protein MIRARLIYNPSSGREVVRRRLPDILDFLEEAGFETSCYATKGKNDATKEAERAVARGFDVVIAAGGDGTIYEVVNGIAEKKHRPSLGIIPCGTSNDLARALNIPRSIGQACEIITNGRTKRIDLGRVNDRYFINIAGGGSFTELTYEVPSKLKTMLGQLAYYVKGIEKLPSIRPTRMRLQTRDKVVIDDEIMLFLVANSHSVGGFHRLAPSADLSDGLLDCLVLKKTSLPDFVRLATMAIKGDHIKDPNILYFQTDYLKAVAPESENVQLNLDGELGGRLPCECRALRGHLEVFVP from the coding sequence ATGATCCGAGCCAGATTAATATACAATCCTTCATCAGGACGAGAAGTGGTGCGACGACGGCTGCCTGACATTCTGGACTTTCTGGAGGAAGCAGGCTTTGAGACGTCCTGTTATGCGACGAAGGGAAAAAACGATGCGACAAAAGAAGCGGAGCGTGCGGTGGCCCGCGGATTCGATGTGGTGATCGCTGCAGGGGGAGACGGCACGATCTACGAAGTGGTGAACGGCATCGCGGAGAAAAAACATCGCCCCTCTCTCGGAATCATCCCATGCGGTACCAGCAACGACCTGGCACGAGCTCTCAACATCCCGCGCTCGATCGGTCAAGCGTGTGAGATCATCACGAACGGACGAACCAAACGGATCGATCTGGGACGAGTAAACGACCGATATTTTATCAACATCGCAGGCGGCGGTTCCTTTACTGAACTCACCTACGAAGTGCCAAGCAAGCTAAAGACGATGCTGGGACAGCTCGCCTACTACGTCAAGGGAATTGAAAAACTGCCGTCCATCCGACCAACGCGGATGCGCCTGCAGACCCGCGACAAGGTAGTGATCGACGATGAGATCATGCTATTTCTCGTCGCCAATAGCCATTCCGTAGGCGGCTTTCATCGATTGGCGCCAAGCGCTGACCTCTCCGACGGACTGCTGGACTGTCTGGTGCTGAAAAAAACCAGCCTGCCCGACTTTGTACGGCTGGCCACAATGGCGATCAAGGGAGATCATATCAAGGATCCCAATATTCTCTACTTCCAGACCGATTATCTAAAGGCCGTCGCTCCCGAATCGGAAAACGTACAGTTGAACCTGGACGGTGAACTGGGCGGCCGGCTCCCCTGCGAGTGCCGGGCGCTGCGGGGACATTTGGAAGTGTTTGTGCCGTAG
- a CDS encoding ROK family glucokinase yields MAQTMIAGVDLGGTAIKAALLTMEGDILRKTQVPTPVTEGADRVIGRMMETIDQLLAEEGQQRSSLAGIGIGVPGPVDEATGSVHEAVNLYWKSVPLKQKLEQLSGLSISVDNDANTAALGEMWRGAGQGAKDMVAITLGTGVGGGVIANGRIIHGVRGVGGEIGHVTVVPAGGPLCNCGRTGCLETFASATAIIREGTQVAAEGKSETLAAVLEQNGALTAKDVFDAAKAGDAAAVKVVDDAAYYLGLGLSHLANILNPGKIVIGGGVAAAGDFLFERVREEFRRYTFSHAAESCEIVPAILGNDAGVIGAAWLVHEQQIGK; encoded by the coding sequence ATGGCGCAAACGATGATCGCAGGGGTGGATCTTGGAGGGACTGCGATTAAAGCTGCTCTGTTGACGATGGAGGGGGACATCCTGCGCAAGACACAGGTGCCGACTCCGGTAACAGAGGGAGCGGACCGCGTGATCGGCAGGATGATGGAGACGATTGACCAGCTGTTGGCGGAGGAAGGGCAGCAGCGCAGCAGCCTCGCCGGCATCGGGATCGGAGTTCCCGGACCGGTCGATGAAGCGACGGGCAGCGTCCATGAAGCGGTCAATCTCTACTGGAAAAGTGTCCCGCTCAAACAAAAGCTGGAGCAGTTGAGCGGCCTTTCCATCTCGGTCGACAATGATGCCAACACGGCAGCGCTCGGGGAGATGTGGCGCGGTGCCGGTCAGGGGGCCAAAGACATGGTGGCGATCACGCTGGGGACCGGCGTAGGCGGAGGCGTGATCGCCAATGGTCGGATCATCCACGGTGTGCGCGGCGTGGGCGGCGAGATCGGGCATGTGACCGTCGTGCCAGCAGGCGGCCCGCTCTGCAACTGCGGCCGCACCGGTTGTTTGGAGACATTCGCATCCGCCACGGCGATTATTCGTGAAGGGACCCAGGTAGCTGCAGAAGGAAAGAGCGAGACATTGGCTGCCGTCCTGGAGCAAAACGGGGCGCTGACGGCCAAAGACGTCTTTGATGCTGCCAAGGCGGGAGATGCCGCTGCAGTCAAGGTCGTTGATGATGCCGCCTATTACCTCGGGCTCGGCCTCTCCCATTTGGCCAATATCCTCAATCCCGGCAAGATTGTGATCGGCGGGGGAGTAGCCGCTGCGGGCGACTTTCTGTTTGAGCGCGTCAGGGAGGAGTTTCGACGCTATACCTTTAGCCATGCTGCTGAATCGTGTGAGATCGTGCCTGCCATCTTGGGCAACGATGCCGGGGTGATCGGGGCTGCGTGGTTGGTGCATGAACAACAGATCGGAAAGTGA